In a genomic window of Streptomyces sp. SJL17-4:
- the glp gene encoding gephyrin-like molybdotransferase Glp — MVDPCAGPARGLWSVDEHLADILATVGPLEPIELQLLDAQGCVLVEDVTVPVALPPFDNSSMDGYAVRVADVAGATEEFPAVLTVVGDVAAGADGLPEVGPGQAARIMTGAPLPPGAEAVVPVEWTDGGTGGGAATGMTAASAAPEGASGEVRVHRAAEAGAHVRERGSDVRAGELALSAGTVLGPPQIGLLAAIGRGTVRVRPRPRVVVMSTGSELVQPGEPLGEGQIHDSNSFALAAAARDAGALAYRVGAVADDAESLRATIEDQLIRADLIVTTGGVSVGAYDVVKEALTADGQVDFRKLAMQPGKPQGFGAIGAEQIPLLALPGNPVSSYVSFELFVRPAIRALMGVEDLHRPRVRAELAADRALSSPAGRRQFLRGTYDPEAGTVTPVGGAGSHLIAALAHADCLLVVPEETESVEPGAELEVVLLG; from the coding sequence GTGGTCGACCCCTGCGCGGGGCCCGCGCGCGGGCTGTGGTCGGTGGACGAGCACCTGGCCGACATCCTCGCGACGGTCGGCCCGCTCGAACCCATCGAGCTGCAACTCCTCGACGCGCAGGGCTGTGTCCTCGTCGAGGATGTGACGGTGCCTGTCGCGCTGCCGCCCTTCGACAACAGCTCCATGGACGGGTACGCGGTCCGGGTCGCCGATGTCGCCGGTGCCACCGAGGAGTTCCCCGCCGTCCTCACCGTCGTCGGCGACGTCGCGGCGGGCGCCGACGGCCTGCCCGAGGTCGGCCCCGGCCAGGCCGCCCGGATCATGACCGGCGCCCCGCTGCCGCCCGGCGCCGAGGCCGTCGTCCCGGTCGAGTGGACCGACGGCGGTACGGGCGGGGGCGCGGCCACCGGCATGACCGCCGCGAGCGCCGCCCCCGAGGGCGCGTCCGGCGAGGTCCGGGTGCACCGTGCCGCGGAGGCCGGCGCCCATGTCCGCGAGCGGGGGAGCGACGTGCGGGCCGGGGAGCTGGCCCTGTCGGCCGGCACGGTGCTCGGGCCGCCGCAGATCGGGCTGCTCGCCGCGATCGGCCGCGGCACCGTCCGGGTCCGGCCCCGCCCGCGCGTGGTCGTCATGTCCACCGGCAGTGAGCTGGTCCAGCCCGGCGAGCCGCTGGGCGAGGGCCAGATCCACGACTCCAACAGCTTCGCGCTCGCCGCGGCCGCCAGGGACGCGGGCGCGCTCGCGTACCGGGTGGGGGCCGTCGCCGACGACGCCGAGTCGCTGCGCGCCACCATCGAGGACCAGCTCATCCGGGCCGATCTGATCGTGACCACGGGCGGGGTGAGCGTCGGCGCGTACGACGTGGTGAAGGAGGCGCTGACCGCCGACGGGCAGGTCGACTTCCGCAAGCTGGCGATGCAGCCGGGCAAGCCGCAGGGCTTCGGCGCGATCGGCGCCGAGCAGATCCCGCTGCTCGCCCTGCCGGGCAACCCGGTCTCCTCGTACGTCTCCTTCGAGCTGTTCGTCCGGCCGGCGATCCGGGCCCTGATGGGCGTCGAGGATCTGCATCGGCCCCGGGTGCGGGCCGAGCTGGCCGCCGACAGGGCGCTGTCCTCGCCCGCCGGGCGGAGGCAGTTCCTCCGGGGGACGTACGACCCGGAGGCGGGCACCGTCACTCCGGTGGGCGGCGCGGGCTCCCATCTGATCGCGGCCCTCGCGCACGCGGACTGCCTGCTTGTGGTCCCGGAGGAGACGGAGAGCGTGGAGCCGGGCGCCGAGCTGGAAGTGGTCCTCCTCGGCTGA
- a CDS encoding FmdB family zinc ribbon protein yields the protein MPTYQYQCTECGEGLEAVQKFTDDALTECPQCKGRLKKVFSAVGIVFKGSGFYRNDSRGSSSSSSPAASKSSTPSTSSSTSSSTSDAKPAASTSSSSASASSTSSSSTGSSAA from the coding sequence GTGCCGACCTACCAGTACCAGTGCACCGAGTGCGGCGAAGGCCTCGAGGCGGTGCAGAAGTTCACCGATGACGCGCTGACCGAGTGCCCCCAGTGCAAGGGCCGCCTGAAGAAGGTGTTCTCGGCCGTCGGCATCGTCTTCAAGGGATCCGGCTTCTACCGGAACGACAGCCGCGGCTCGTCGTCCAGCAGCTCGCCGGCCGCGTCGAAGTCCTCGACCCCGTCGACTTCTTCGTCCACGTCGTCCTCGACGTCGGACGCGAAGCCCGCCGCATCGACCTCTTCGTCGTCCGCCTCCGCCTCCTCGACGTCCTCGTCGAGCACCGGAAGCTCGGCCGCCTGA
- a CDS encoding S-methyl-5'-thioadenosine phosphorylase, whose translation MANQGAYADIGVIGGSGFYSFLEDVTEVSVDTPYGRPSDSLFLGEIAGRQVAFLPRHGRSHSVPPHRINYRANLWALRSVGVRQILGPCAVGGLREEYGPGTLVVPDQLVDRTKARAQTYFDGERRADGAVPRVVHVTFADPYCPDGRRVAVKAARGRGWDPVDGGTMVVIEGPRFSTRAESRWHAAAGWSVVGMTGHPEAVLARELGLCYTSLALVTDLDAGAETGEGVSHTEVLRVFGENVGRLREVLFDAVGALPATLDRDCLCTHAHDGWDLGIELP comes from the coding sequence ATGGCGAACCAAGGCGCGTACGCGGACATCGGTGTGATCGGCGGCTCCGGCTTCTACTCCTTCCTGGAGGACGTCACGGAGGTGTCCGTCGACACCCCGTACGGCAGGCCCAGCGACTCCCTCTTCCTCGGCGAGATCGCCGGCCGGCAGGTCGCCTTCCTGCCCCGCCACGGCCGGAGCCACAGCGTCCCGCCGCACCGCATCAACTACCGCGCCAACCTCTGGGCCCTGCGCTCCGTGGGCGTCCGGCAGATCCTCGGGCCCTGCGCGGTCGGCGGGCTCCGCGAGGAGTACGGGCCGGGCACGCTCGTCGTACCCGACCAGCTCGTCGACCGTACGAAGGCCCGCGCGCAGACCTATTTCGACGGGGAGCGGCGGGCCGACGGGGCCGTGCCGCGCGTCGTCCATGTGACCTTCGCCGACCCGTACTGCCCGGACGGGCGGCGGGTCGCGGTCAAGGCCGCCCGGGGGCGGGGCTGGGATCCGGTCGACGGCGGCACGATGGTCGTGATCGAGGGGCCCCGCTTCTCCACCCGGGCCGAGTCCCGGTGGCACGCGGCGGCCGGCTGGTCGGTCGTCGGCATGACCGGCCACCCCGAGGCCGTCCTCGCCCGTGAGCTGGGCCTCTGCTACACCTCGCTCGCGCTCGTCACCGACCTCGACGCGGGCGCCGAGACCGGCGAGGGCGTCTCCCACACCGAGGTGCTGCGGGTGTTCGGCGAGAACGTGGGACGGCTGCGGGAGGTGCTGTTCGACGCGGTCGGCGCGCTGCCCGCGACGCTGGACCGGGACTGCCTGTGCACGCACGCGCACGACGGCTGGGACCTGGGGATCGAGCTGCCGTGA
- a CDS encoding potassium/proton antiporter: MLLIAVAAVRISSRSGLPSLLLYLGIGIAIGQDGIGNVAFDNAELTQVIGYAALVVILAEGGLGTKWKEIKPALPAAVVLSTVGVAVSVGITAAAAHYLVGLDWRQALIIGAVVSSTDAAAVFSVLRKVPLPSRVTGVLEAESGFNDAPVVILVVAFSTAGPVDHWYVLVGTIALELAIGVAVGLAVGFLGAYGLRHVALPASGLYPIAVMAIAVVAYAAGAMAHGSGFLAVYLASMVLGNAKLPHAPANRGFAEGLGWIAQIGMFVLLGLLVTPHELVHDFWPAVVIGLVLTVVARPMEVLVSLLPFRIPWQEQALMSWAGLRGAVPIILATIPMVSDIEGSERIFNIVFVLVVVYTLVQGPTLPWLAKALKLADSGEAADLGVESAPLERLRGHLLSVAIPEHSRMHGVEVAELRLPSGAAVTLVVREETSFVPGPATVLRRGDELLVVATDPVRDATERRLRAVGQGGKLAGWLGTGGATAVSKPHGTEMRFHRHGHGPGHRPGSGSGSGSGSGSGSGSGSGSGSGSGSGSGSGSGSGSGSGRKRTSG, translated from the coding sequence GTGCTGCTGATCGCGGTCGCGGCCGTACGGATCTCGTCCCGGAGCGGGCTCCCCAGCCTGCTGCTCTACCTCGGCATCGGCATCGCCATCGGCCAGGACGGCATCGGCAACGTCGCCTTCGACAACGCTGAACTGACGCAGGTCATCGGCTACGCCGCCCTCGTCGTGATCCTCGCCGAGGGTGGCCTCGGTACGAAGTGGAAGGAGATCAAGCCGGCCCTGCCCGCCGCGGTCGTCCTCTCCACCGTCGGCGTCGCGGTGAGCGTGGGCATCACGGCCGCGGCCGCCCACTACCTCGTGGGCCTCGACTGGCGGCAGGCCCTGATCATCGGCGCCGTCGTCTCCTCGACCGACGCCGCCGCGGTCTTCTCCGTCCTGCGCAAGGTGCCCCTGCCGTCACGGGTCACCGGTGTCCTGGAGGCCGAGTCCGGCTTCAACGACGCCCCCGTCGTCATCCTCGTCGTCGCCTTCTCCACGGCGGGACCGGTCGACCACTGGTACGTCCTGGTCGGCACGATCGCCCTCGAACTCGCCATCGGCGTCGCCGTGGGTCTCGCCGTCGGCTTCCTCGGCGCCTACGGGCTGCGGCACGTCGCCCTGCCCGCCTCCGGCCTCTACCCGATCGCCGTCATGGCCATCGCCGTCGTCGCGTACGCCGCCGGCGCCATGGCCCACGGCTCCGGCTTCCTCGCCGTCTATCTGGCCTCGATGGTCCTCGGCAACGCCAAGCTGCCGCACGCGCCCGCGAACCGCGGCTTCGCCGAGGGACTCGGCTGGATCGCCCAGATCGGCATGTTCGTCCTGCTCGGTCTGCTCGTCACCCCGCACGAGCTCGTCCACGACTTCTGGCCCGCCGTCGTCATCGGCCTGGTCCTGACGGTGGTCGCCCGGCCGATGGAGGTCCTGGTCAGCCTGCTGCCCTTCCGCATCCCCTGGCAGGAACAGGCGCTGATGTCCTGGGCCGGCCTGCGCGGAGCCGTCCCCATCATCCTGGCCACCATCCCGATGGTGTCGGACATCGAGGGCAGCGAGCGGATCTTCAACATCGTCTTCGTGCTCGTCGTCGTCTACACCCTCGTCCAGGGACCGACCCTGCCCTGGCTGGCGAAGGCCCTCAAGCTGGCCGACTCCGGGGAGGCCGCCGACCTCGGCGTCGAGTCCGCGCCCCTGGAGCGACTGCGCGGCCATCTGCTCTCCGTCGCCATCCCGGAGCACTCCCGGATGCACGGCGTCGAGGTCGCCGAACTGCGGCTGCCGTCCGGAGCGGCCGTCACCCTCGTCGTACGGGAGGAGACGAGCTTCGTCCCGGGGCCGGCGACCGTCCTGCGGCGCGGCGACGAACTCCTCGTCGTCGCCACCGACCCGGTACGGGACGCCACGGAACGGCGGCTGCGCGCGGTCGGCCAGGGCGGCAAGCTCGCCGGCTGGCTGGGCACGGGGGGCGCCACCGCGGTCAGCAAGCCGCACGGCACCGAGATGCGCTTCCACCGCCACGGCCACGGCCCCGGCCACCGCCCCGGGTCCGGGTCCGGCTCCGGCTCCGGCTCCGGGTCCGGGTCCGGGTCCGGGTCCGGGTCCGGGTCCGGGTCCGGGTCCGGGTCCGGGTCCGGGTCCGGGTCCGGGTCCGGGTCCGGCCGCAAGCGAACATCCGGTTAA
- a CDS encoding penicillin acylase family protein translates to MPSNTTAPPAKKKGRRARLILLVLVLALVAGVGYGGFWGVSTVRASFPQTTGEIRLDSLSGEVEVKRDANGVPQIYADNETDLFRAQGYVQAQDRFYEMDVRRHVTAGRLSEMFGESQVETDSFLRTLGWRRVAQQEYDKVLTPETKKYLQAYAEGVNAYLKDRDPADVSVEYAALAFTNDYVIEPWTPVDSVAWLKAMAWDLRGNMQDEIDRSLMTSRLSASQIKQLYPDYPYALHQPIVDQGAVDESTGKFDPKGKAGDGDGDGDLTTGETPGSVPGSGSGSSGSSDSSGSSQGIESQLSALSELLDGVPALLGPNGNGIGSNSWVVSGQYTTSGKPLLANDPHLAPQLPSLWYQMGLHCRSVSATCRYDVSGYTFSGMPGVIIGHNDKIAWGLTNLGADVTDLYLEKIGPDGYLVDGKVKPFTVREETIKVAGGGDRTITVRSTDRGPLVSDRSSDLEKVGQKAPVGNAAPDRGTGYGVSLQWTALQPGKSMDAIFALDRAKDFSTFRAAAKNFEVPSQNLIYADTEGNIGYQSPGKIPQRSKGDGALPAPGWDSSYKWKGYIPFEQLPYEYNPKRGYIVTANQAVIDAKNYPDLLTKDWGYGSRSQRINDLIESKTKDGGKISPDDMRTMQTDNRSEIATLLNPLLLKIDISDPYVREAQKLLEGWDYTQEPDSAAAAYFNAVWRNVLKLSFGNKLPKELRAEGDCINVRPADATGPVDEQNKLVRECGQRDPDSAQPDGGDRWYEVVRPLLKQEKSEWWVTPGNRTDQATETRDQLLARAMKDARWELTAKLGKDVTTWSWGRLHQLTLKNQTLGTAGPGVVQQLLNRGPWNLGGGEAAVDATGWNAAGGYEVIWVPSMRMVVNVGDWDKSRWINLTGASGHAFNSHYTDQTDAWAKGDLYDWAYGKAAVDAATKDTLKLKP, encoded by the coding sequence ATGCCCTCCAACACGACCGCGCCTCCCGCCAAGAAGAAAGGGCGGCGCGCCCGCCTGATCCTCCTCGTCCTGGTCCTCGCTCTGGTCGCGGGCGTCGGATACGGCGGGTTCTGGGGTGTGAGCACCGTCCGGGCCTCGTTCCCGCAGACCACGGGCGAGATCCGGCTCGACAGCCTCTCCGGAGAGGTCGAGGTCAAGCGGGACGCCAACGGCGTCCCGCAGATCTACGCGGACAACGAGACGGACCTCTTCCGCGCCCAGGGCTACGTCCAGGCACAGGACCGCTTCTACGAGATGGACGTCCGGCGGCACGTGACCGCGGGCCGGCTCTCCGAGATGTTCGGCGAGAGCCAGGTCGAGACGGACTCCTTCCTGCGCACGCTCGGCTGGCGCCGGGTCGCGCAGCAGGAGTACGACAAGGTCCTGACGCCGGAGACGAAGAAGTACCTCCAGGCGTACGCGGAGGGCGTCAACGCCTATCTGAAGGACCGGGACCCGGCCGACGTCTCCGTCGAGTACGCCGCCCTGGCCTTCACCAACGACTACGTGATCGAGCCGTGGACCCCGGTCGACTCGGTGGCCTGGCTCAAGGCGATGGCCTGGGACCTGCGCGGCAACATGCAGGACGAGATCGACCGCTCGCTGATGACGAGCCGGCTGAGCGCGAGCCAGATCAAGCAGCTGTACCCGGACTACCCGTACGCGCTGCACCAGCCGATCGTCGACCAGGGTGCGGTGGACGAGTCCACCGGGAAGTTCGACCCGAAGGGCAAGGCGGGCGACGGCGACGGTGACGGCGACCTGACCACCGGCGAGACCCCGGGCAGCGTTCCCGGCAGCGGCTCCGGCTCCTCCGGTTCCTCCGACTCCTCCGGTTCCTCGCAGGGCATCGAGTCCCAGCTGAGCGCGCTCTCCGAGCTCCTGGACGGCGTCCCCGCCCTCCTCGGCCCCAACGGCAACGGAATCGGCTCGAACTCCTGGGTCGTCTCGGGGCAGTACACGACCTCCGGCAAGCCGCTGCTCGCCAACGACCCGCACCTGGCGCCCCAGCTGCCGTCCCTCTGGTACCAGATGGGTCTGCACTGCCGCTCGGTCTCGGCGACCTGCCGTTACGACGTCTCCGGCTACACCTTCTCCGGCATGCCCGGTGTGATCATCGGACACAACGACAAGATCGCCTGGGGTCTCACCAACCTCGGCGCCGACGTCACCGACCTCTACCTGGAGAAGATCGGCCCCGACGGCTACCTCGTCGACGGCAAGGTCAAGCCGTTCACGGTCCGCGAGGAGACCATCAAGGTCGCCGGCGGCGGCGACCGGACGATCACCGTCCGCTCCACCGACCGCGGCCCGCTCGTCTCCGACCGCTCCTCCGACCTTGAGAAGGTCGGCCAGAAGGCCCCCGTCGGCAACGCCGCCCCCGACCGCGGCACCGGCTACGGCGTCTCGCTCCAGTGGACCGCCCTCCAGCCGGGCAAGTCGATGGACGCGATCTTCGCCCTCGACCGCGCCAAGGACTTCAGCACCTTCCGGGCGGCGGCCAAGAACTTCGAGGTCCCGTCCCAGAACCTGATCTACGCCGACACCGAGGGCAACATCGGCTACCAGTCCCCGGGCAAGATCCCGCAGCGCAGCAAGGGTGACGGCGCCCTGCCGGCGCCGGGCTGGGACTCCTCGTACAAGTGGAAGGGCTACATCCCCTTCGAGCAGCTGCCCTACGAGTACAACCCGAAGCGCGGCTACATCGTCACCGCGAACCAGGCCGTGATCGACGCCAAGAACTACCCCGACCTGCTCACCAAGGACTGGGGCTACGGCTCGCGCAGCCAGCGGATCAACGACCTCATCGAGTCGAAGACCAAGGACGGCGGAAAGATCTCGCCGGACGACATGCGGACCATGCAGACGGACAACCGCAGCGAGATCGCGACCCTGCTCAACCCGCTCCTGCTGAAGATCGACATCTCGGACCCGTACGTCCGCGAGGCACAGAAGCTGCTCGAAGGCTGGGACTACACCCAGGAGCCCGACTCGGCCGCCGCCGCGTACTTCAACGCGGTCTGGCGCAACGTCCTCAAGCTCTCCTTCGGCAACAAGCTGCCCAAGGAGCTCCGTGCCGAGGGCGACTGCATCAACGTGCGCCCGGCCGACGCCACCGGCCCGGTCGACGAGCAGAACAAGCTCGTCCGCGAATGCGGCCAGCGCGACCCCGACTCCGCGCAGCCGGACGGCGGCGACCGCTGGTACGAGGTGGTGCGCCCGCTCCTCAAGCAGGAGAAGAGCGAGTGGTGGGTCACCCCGGGCAACCGCACCGACCAGGCCACCGAGACCCGTGACCAGCTGCTCGCCCGCGCCATGAAGGACGCGCGCTGGGAGCTGACCGCGAAGCTCGGCAAGGACGTCACCACCTGGAGCTGGGGCCGGCTGCACCAGCTGACCCTGAAGAACCAGACCCTCGGCACCGCGGGACCCGGCGTCGTGCAGCAGCTCCTCAACCGCGGCCCCTGGAACCTGGGCGGCGGCGAGGCGGCCGTCGACGCCACCGGCTGGAACGCGGCCGGCGGCTACGAGGTCATCTGGGTGCCGTCGATGCGCATGGTCGTGAACGTCGGCGACTGGGACAAGTCCCGGTGGATCAACCTCACCGGCGCCTCCGGTCACGCCTTCAACTCCCACTACACCGACCAGACGGACGCGTGGGCGAAGGGCGACCTGTACGACTGGGCCTACGGCAAGGCGGCCGTCGACGCGGCGACGAAGGACACGCTGAAGCTGAAGCCCTGA
- the moaC gene encoding cyclic pyranopterin monophosphate synthase MoaC, producing the protein MSTQQGLTHIDEAGAARMVDVSAKDVTSRTARASGRVLVSPRVIELLRGEGVPKGDALATARIAGIMGAKKTPDLIPLCHPLAVSGVTLDLAVTDDAVEILATVKTTDRTGVEMEALTAVSVAALTVVDMVKAVDKGAVISDVRVEEKTGGKSGHWTRGES; encoded by the coding sequence ATGAGCACGCAGCAAGGTCTCACCCACATCGACGAGGCGGGCGCGGCCCGCATGGTCGACGTCTCCGCGAAGGACGTCACGTCCCGCACGGCGCGGGCCAGCGGGCGGGTCCTCGTCTCGCCGCGCGTGATCGAGCTGCTGCGCGGCGAGGGCGTCCCGAAGGGCGACGCGCTCGCCACGGCCCGGATCGCCGGGATCATGGGCGCCAAGAAGACCCCGGACCTCATCCCGCTCTGCCACCCGCTGGCCGTCTCTGGCGTGACCCTGGACCTGGCGGTCACCGACGACGCGGTCGAGATCCTGGCGACGGTGAAGACCACGGACCGCACGGGCGTGGAGATGGAGGCCCTGACGGCGGTCTCGGTGGCGGCCCTGACAGTGGTCGACATGGTGAAGGCGGTCGACAAGGGCGCGGTCATCTCCGACGTACGGGTGGAGGAGAAGACGGGCGGAAAGTCGGGCCACTGGACACGGGGCGAGTCGTGA
- the galU gene encoding UTP--glucose-1-phosphate uridylyltransferase GalU, with the protein MNHSLPRLGRISKAVIPAAGLGTRFLPATKATPKEMLPVVDKPAIQYVVEEAVAAGLSDVLMITGRNKRPLEDHFDRNYELEEALSRKGDAERLSKVQESSDLATMHYVRQGAPRGLGHAVLCAAPHVGDQPFAVLLGDDLIDPRDPLLARMVEVQEREGGSVIALMEVDPSQIHLYGCAAVEATVDADVVKVTDLVEKPDADEAPSNYAIIGRYVLDPAVFETLRETEPGRGGEIQLTDALQKLASDEKIGGPVHGVVFKGRRYDTGDRGDYLRAIVRLACEREDLGPNFRAWLRRYVSEEM; encoded by the coding sequence ATGAATCACTCGCTCCCCAGGCTCGGCCGGATCAGCAAGGCTGTCATCCCGGCCGCCGGCCTCGGCACCCGCTTCCTCCCGGCGACCAAGGCGACGCCCAAGGAGATGCTGCCGGTCGTCGACAAGCCGGCCATCCAGTACGTCGTCGAGGAGGCCGTCGCGGCCGGCCTCTCCGACGTCCTGATGATCACCGGCCGGAACAAGCGTCCCCTGGAGGACCACTTCGACCGGAACTACGAGCTGGAGGAGGCCCTGTCCCGGAAGGGCGACGCCGAACGCCTCTCCAAGGTCCAGGAGTCCAGCGACCTCGCCACCATGCACTACGTGCGCCAGGGCGCCCCGCGCGGCCTCGGCCACGCCGTGCTCTGCGCCGCCCCGCACGTCGGTGACCAGCCCTTCGCGGTGCTCCTCGGCGACGACCTGATCGACCCGCGCGACCCGCTGCTCGCGCGGATGGTGGAGGTCCAGGAGCGGGAGGGCGGCAGTGTGATCGCCCTCATGGAGGTCGACCCCTCGCAGATCCATCTGTACGGCTGCGCGGCGGTCGAGGCGACCGTCGACGCGGACGTCGTGAAGGTGACGGACCTGGTCGAGAAGCCGGACGCGGACGAGGCGCCCAGCAACTACGCGATCATCGGCCGCTATGTGCTGGATCCGGCCGTCTTCGAGACGCTGCGGGAGACCGAGCCGGGCCGCGGCGGGGAGATCCAGCTGACGGACGCCCTGCAGAAGCTCGCCTCGGACGAGAAGATCGGCGGCCCGGTGCACGGTGTCGTCTTCAAGGGGCGCCGTTATGACACCGGTGACCGCGGTGACTATCTGCGTGCCATTGTCAGACTCGCGTGCGAACGTGAAGATCTGGGACCGAACTTCCGGGCCTGGCTCCGGAGATACGTCAGCGAGGAGATGTAG
- the mscL gene encoding large conductance mechanosensitive channel protein MscL, which yields MAENKESLLAGFKAFLMRGNVIDLAVAVVIGAAFTNIVNSVVKGIINPVVGAFGTKNLESYSSCIKDSCEVVNGEVQGIQLQWGLVLSAVLSFLITAAVVYFLMVLPMAKILAKRAAHDKAKEGVTETMEISELEVLKEIRDHLVSQRGPSTGTGAKTGTGTGTGTGSGGGSGTHPTS from the coding sequence GTGGCCGAGAACAAGGAAAGTTTGCTGGCGGGCTTCAAGGCCTTCCTGATGCGTGGCAACGTGATCGACCTGGCAGTGGCGGTCGTCATCGGTGCCGCGTTCACCAACATCGTGAACTCGGTGGTCAAGGGCATCATCAACCCGGTCGTCGGCGCCTTCGGCACGAAGAACCTGGAGAGCTACTCGTCCTGCATCAAGGACTCGTGCGAGGTCGTCAACGGGGAGGTGCAGGGCATCCAGCTCCAGTGGGGCCTGGTCCTCAGCGCGGTCCTGAGCTTCCTGATCACCGCGGCCGTCGTCTACTTCCTGATGGTCCTGCCGATGGCGAAGATCCTCGCGAAGCGCGCGGCGCACGACAAGGCGAAGGAGGGCGTCACGGAGACCATGGAGATCAGCGAGCTGGAGGTCCTCAAGGAGATCCGCGACCACCTGGTCTCCCAGCGCGGCCCCTCCACGGGCACGGGCGCAAAGACGGGCACGGGTACGGGTACGGGCACGGGTTCCGGCGGCGGTTCGGGGACGCACCCCACCTCCTGA
- a CDS encoding 5-formyltetrahydrofolate cyclo-ligase — MTPEMSEKTVLRSRLLGFRAALSTDSLARAAESLARWGLELAELAEASTVAAYVSVGREPGTRALLDALHARGVRVLLPVLLPDNDLDWAAYEGPERLVKAGRGLLEPMGPRLGPEAVCAADAVLLPGLAVDGRGMRLGRGGGSYDRVLARLTRAGADPALVVLLYADEVVARVPEEPHDHPVHAVVTPEGVTRFRS; from the coding sequence ATGACACCTGAGATGTCCGAAAAGACCGTGCTGCGCAGTCGACTTCTGGGCTTCCGCGCCGCGCTGAGCACCGATTCCCTGGCCCGTGCGGCCGAATCCCTCGCCCGGTGGGGACTGGAACTCGCCGAACTGGCGGAGGCGTCCACCGTCGCCGCCTATGTGTCCGTGGGCCGCGAGCCGGGCACGCGCGCGTTGCTCGACGCGCTCCACGCGCGCGGGGTGCGGGTCCTGCTCCCGGTGCTGCTCCCCGACAACGACCTGGACTGGGCGGCGTACGAGGGTCCGGAGCGGCTGGTGAAGGCCGGTCGGGGTCTGCTCGAACCGATGGGGCCCCGGCTCGGCCCCGAGGCCGTGTGCGCCGCCGACGCCGTCCTGCTGCCGGGCCTCGCGGTCGACGGGCGCGGGATGCGGCTCGGCCGGGGCGGTGGCTCGTACGACCGGGTGCTCGCCCGGCTCACGCGCGCGGGTGCCGATCCGGCGCTCGTGGTGCTCCTCTACGCGGACGAGGTGGTCGCGCGGGTCCCGGAGGAACCGCACGACCACCCCGTGCACGCGGTGGTGACCCCGGAGGGAGTCACCCGTTTCCGGTCCTGA
- a CDS encoding MFS transporter: protein MASTVISDKRPGYGQLLRTPGALSFLLPGFAARQPFAMLTIGIVLLVQHTTGSFGSAGAVAAVTGVSMALFAPQSGKLADRFGQRAVLIPGVLIHTASVSLLVALALGGAPLWALFLAAVPAGASVPQVGPMVRARWAAKLDGTPLMPTAAAFESVTDEFTFVVGPVLATALCTGVHPAAGLIAEAALTLFGGLFFAAQRATQPAFGISAADSSEPRRSALSIPGVRVLVVAFLGIGSVFGGMQVSLTAFTEEIGNPGANGLLYGVFAAGNMLAGIAMGAVAWKTGPRRRLILGYAGLTVAASLLWTTHSVLLLGALGLVVGLCIAPALITGYTIVETLIPASARTEAFTWLTGAVALGQAAAVTVAGRLADAHGASTGFLVPMVGTALALATLLALRSRLKPRETSRVAARGIGHRVPVAVD, encoded by the coding sequence GTGGCGTCCACGGTCATCTCGGACAAGCGGCCCGGCTACGGGCAGCTGCTGCGCACACCCGGTGCGCTGTCCTTCCTGCTCCCCGGCTTCGCCGCCCGGCAGCCCTTCGCGATGCTGACCATCGGCATCGTCCTGCTCGTCCAGCACACCACCGGCTCCTTCGGCAGCGCCGGCGCGGTCGCCGCCGTCACCGGCGTCTCGATGGCGCTGTTCGCGCCGCAGAGCGGCAAGCTCGCCGACCGCTTCGGCCAGCGCGCCGTCCTGATCCCCGGCGTCCTGATCCACACCGCGTCCGTCTCCCTGCTCGTGGCGCTCGCCCTGGGCGGCGCCCCGCTGTGGGCCCTGTTCCTGGCCGCCGTCCCCGCCGGTGCCTCCGTGCCGCAGGTCGGGCCGATGGTCCGGGCCCGCTGGGCCGCCAAGCTGGACGGCACCCCGCTGATGCCGACGGCCGCCGCCTTCGAGTCCGTCACGGACGAGTTCACCTTCGTCGTCGGCCCCGTCCTCGCGACCGCCCTGTGCACCGGCGTCCACCCGGCCGCCGGTCTGATCGCCGAGGCCGCGCTCACCCTGTTCGGCGGGCTCTTCTTCGCCGCCCAGCGCGCCACCCAGCCCGCGTTCGGCATCTCCGCGGCCGACTCCTCCGAGCCGCGCCGCTCGGCGCTCTCCATCCCGGGCGTCCGCGTCCTCGTCGTCGCCTTCCTCGGCATCGGCTCCGTCTTCGGCGGCATGCAGGTCTCCCTCACCGCCTTCACCGAGGAGATCGGCAACCCCGGCGCCAACGGCCTGCTGTACGGGGTCTTCGCCGCCGGCAACATGCTCGCGGGCATCGCCATGGGCGCCGTCGCCTGGAAGACCGGCCCCCGCCGCCGCCTGATCCTCGGCTACGCCGGCCTCACCGTGGCCGCGTCGCTGCTGTGGACCACGCACTCGGTGCTGCTCCTCGGCGCCCTCGGCCTGGTCGTGGGCCTGTGCATCGCCCCGGCCCTGATCACCGGCTACACCATCGTCGAGACCCTGATCCCGGCGTCCGCCCGTACCGAGGCCTTCACCTGGCTCACCGGCGCCGTCGCGCTCGGCCAGGCCGCGGCCGTCACGGTCGCCGGCCGCCTCGCCGACGCCCACGGCGCGAGCACCGGATTCCTGGTGCCGATGGTGGGCACGGCGCTCGCCCTGGCCACGCTCCTCGCCCTGCGGTCGCGCCTCAAGCCGCGCGAGACGAGCCGCGTCGCGGCGCGTGGTATCGGTCACCGCGTGCCGGTGGCGGTGGACTGA